Proteins found in one Mucilaginibacter gracilis genomic segment:
- a CDS encoding glutamine synthetase family protein, with product MDKHQLIEYLNEKDIHKIKFAFADIDGILRGKIINRQKFIDGLQDGYGFCDVVFGWDSTDTCYDNVELTGWQSGYPDRPCRIDIDTFRTIPWQDDIPFFLADFSKADGADLHACPRSLLKHVTRDAEQMGYHPEFAQEFEWFNFNETPQSLQDKGFAKLQPLTPGMFGYSILRTSQHSDFYYDLFNLLQKFNVPLEGLHTETGPGVYEAAIAHDYVLAAADKAVLFKNAAKEIASKHGITASFMAKWNDALPGCSGHIHQSLWNTGKTENLFYDATDAHDMSQTMKHYIAGQLHCLPHLLPMYAPTINSYKRLVEGAWAPTTVTWGFDNRTAALRVLHPSKNYTRLETRIPGADSNPYLAMAAALASGLYGIKNKLALDIPPTVGNGYLDTKNGKLRPNLYEAATDMKNSALAKELFGQAFVEHFTQTRLWECKQYAKHVSDWELKRYFEII from the coding sequence ATGGATAAACATCAGCTCATTGAATACCTCAATGAAAAAGATATACATAAAATAAAATTCGCCTTTGCCGATATTGATGGCATATTGCGTGGTAAAATTATTAACCGGCAAAAATTTATTGATGGCCTGCAAGATGGGTATGGCTTTTGCGATGTGGTTTTTGGCTGGGACAGCACCGATACCTGCTATGATAACGTTGAACTTACCGGTTGGCAAAGCGGCTACCCCGATAGGCCCTGCCGAATAGATATCGATACCTTCCGTACCATCCCCTGGCAGGATGATATTCCGTTTTTTTTGGCCGATTTTAGCAAGGCCGACGGTGCCGATTTGCACGCCTGCCCCCGCAGCTTATTAAAACACGTTACCCGCGATGCCGAACAAATGGGCTACCACCCCGAGTTTGCGCAGGAATTTGAATGGTTTAATTTTAACGAAACACCCCAATCGCTGCAAGATAAAGGCTTTGCCAAACTACAGCCTTTAACACCGGGCATGTTTGGCTACTCAATTTTGCGTACCTCCCAGCACAGCGATTTTTATTACGACCTGTTTAACCTGCTCCAAAAATTTAACGTACCCTTAGAAGGTTTGCATACCGAAACCGGCCCCGGCGTTTACGAAGCCGCCATAGCGCACGATTATGTTTTGGCTGCCGCCGATAAGGCCGTGCTTTTTAAAAATGCAGCTAAAGAGATAGCGTCCAAACACGGCATAACGGCCTCGTTTATGGCCAAGTGGAACGATGCCCTGCCCGGTTGTAGCGGCCACATTCACCAAAGTTTATGGAACACCGGTAAAACCGAAAACCTGTTTTACGATGCTACCGACGCGCACGATATGAGCCAAACCATGAAACATTATATTGCCGGCCAGTTGCATTGCCTGCCGCATTTACTGCCCATGTATGCGCCAACCATTAACAGCTATAAACGCCTGGTTGAGGGTGCCTGGGCGCCAACAACTGTAACCTGGGGTTTTGATAACCGCACGGCAGCCTTGCGCGTGCTTCATCCATCAAAAAACTATACCCGTTTAGAAACTCGCATACCCGGTGCCGATAGTAACCCGTACCTGGCTATGGCCGCCGCGCTGGCGTCGGGCCTTTACGGCATTAAAAACAAACTCGCTTTAGATATACCGCCAACGGTTGGCAATGGCTACCTCGATACCAAAAACGGCAAACTAAGGCCAAACCTGTACGAAGCCGCTACCGACATGAAAAACTCTGCCTTAGCCAAAGAACTATTCGGACAGGCCTTTGTTGAACACTTTACCCAAACCCGCCTGTGGGAATGCAAACAATACGCCAAACACGTAAGCGACTGGGAATTGAAACGCTATTTCGAGATCATATAA
- a CDS encoding glutamine synthetase beta-grasp domain-containing protein has translation MATKLEYIWLDGYKPTQSLRSKTKIVDDFGGTLGECPDWSFDGSSTEQAPGGSSDCILRPVFICPDPQRKSAFLVMCEVLDSTGTAHVSNGRALIQDDDNDFWFGFEQEYFLWDPKTNKPLGFPAGGYPGPQGPYYCSVGANNAFGREIVEEHLDVCLDAGLNVEGINGEVAAGQWEFQIFAKGAKEAGDQIWVARYLLERIGESYGVSINWHCKPLGQLDWNGSGMHANFSNTTLRTAASQETYTKILEAFRPAEVVAEHIAVYGADNEQRLTGKHETASINDYSYGVSDRGASIRIPLYTVQKGWSGYLEDRRPNSAADPYKVAAVIIKTVKSAKL, from the coding sequence ATGGCAACAAAACTTGAGTACATTTGGCTTGATGGCTATAAACCCACACAAAGCCTTCGTAGCAAAACAAAAATTGTAGATGATTTCGGCGGAACATTAGGCGAGTGCCCTGATTGGAGCTTTGACGGTTCTTCAACCGAGCAAGCACCAGGCGGCTCATCTGATTGTATTCTTAGACCAGTTTTCATTTGCCCTGATCCGCAAAGAAAAAGTGCATTCCTGGTAATGTGCGAAGTATTAGATTCAACAGGAACAGCACACGTATCAAACGGACGTGCCTTGATCCAGGATGACGATAACGATTTTTGGTTTGGCTTTGAGCAAGAATACTTTCTTTGGGATCCTAAAACCAATAAACCTCTTGGCTTCCCGGCTGGTGGTTACCCAGGTCCGCAAGGCCCTTACTATTGCTCTGTAGGTGCTAACAACGCATTTGGAAGAGAAATAGTTGAAGAGCACTTAGACGTATGTTTAGATGCAGGCTTAAATGTTGAAGGTATTAACGGCGAAGTTGCCGCAGGCCAATGGGAATTCCAGATATTCGCTAAAGGCGCAAAAGAGGCCGGCGATCAAATTTGGGTTGCACGTTACCTGTTAGAGCGCATCGGCGAAAGCTATGGCGTATCTATCAACTGGCATTGCAAACCATTAGGTCAGCTTGACTGGAATGGTTCGGGCATGCACGCTAACTTCTCAAACACTACATTAAGAACTGCAGCAAGCCAGGAAACTTATACCAAAATTTTGGAAGCTTTCCGTCCGGCAGAAGTTGTTGCCGAGCATATTGCCGTTTACGGGGCCGATAACGAGCAACGTTTAACCGGTAAACATGAAACCGCTTCAATTAACGATTACAGCTATGGCGTTTCAGATCGTGGTGCTTCTATCCGTATCCCGTTATACACAGTTCAAAAAGGCTGGAGCGGATACCTGGAAGATCGTCGCCCTAACTCTGCTGCCGATCCATACAAAGTAGCCGCGGTTATCATCAAAACTGTAAAATCAGCTAAATTGTAA
- a CDS encoding serine hydrolase domain-containing protein — MVDSCIIKRNFNGAVLIARNGKIDYIKHTGLANRHYNIPFSAKSKFQIFSVTKTFTAVLIMQLYEQGKINLDSTIAAYYPEYKGEAGHKVTVRNLLTYSSGRYLKEMDPKYIPEAYDQNLWPVDTFINRYCSEKLIDTPGTKFNYSNGDYILLGRIIEKIYKKPFDVILREKILIPLKMLNTNYWHHEDIVGNLDEGYYNKDGNVDSLIMPTNHYIDNHFSAGAMYSTAQDLLIFDQAIFNHTLLKKSTVDTMLTSYPKLGDVAFGFWVYARKIGKTNTIFAERQGGGYGNESNWVHLIDKGVTLILLSNTETTDLNKMRLDVLNAYLNSK, encoded by the coding sequence GTGGTCGATTCTTGTATTATAAAAAGAAATTTTAATGGAGCAGTTTTAATAGCTCGAAATGGCAAGATAGATTATATAAAACACACTGGTTTAGCAAATCGACACTATAATATTCCATTCTCCGCTAAAAGCAAATTTCAGATATTTTCCGTAACCAAAACGTTCACAGCCGTACTTATTATGCAACTGTACGAACAAGGCAAGATCAATCTTGATTCAACAATAGCGGCCTATTACCCGGAATACAAAGGCGAAGCCGGCCACAAAGTAACTGTAAGGAACTTACTAACTTATAGCAGCGGCCGCTATTTAAAAGAAATGGACCCCAAATATATTCCGGAAGCTTACGACCAAAATTTGTGGCCGGTTGACACGTTCATTAACCGATATTGCTCCGAGAAATTGATTGACACTCCAGGTACTAAATTTAATTATAGCAATGGCGATTATATTTTACTGGGTAGGATAATAGAGAAGATATACAAAAAGCCATTTGATGTGATCCTGCGTGAAAAAATACTCATTCCGCTAAAAATGCTCAATACCAACTATTGGCATCATGAAGATATTGTGGGTAATTTGGACGAAGGATATTACAATAAAGATGGTAATGTTGACTCCTTGATAATGCCTACTAACCATTATATCGACAACCATTTTTCTGCGGGGGCGATGTATTCTACGGCACAGGATCTATTAATTTTCGACCAGGCTATTTTTAATCACACCCTGCTTAAAAAATCGACCGTGGATACGATGTTAACTTCTTATCCAAAACTGGGTGATGTTGCATTTGGCTTTTGGGTATATGCAAGAAAGATAGGTAAAACAAATACCATTTTTGCTGAAAGACAAGGTGGTGGCTACGGCAACGAATCGAACTGGGTACACCTGATAGATAAAGGAGTAACGCTCATATTGTTGTCGAATACTGAAACCACTGATTTAAACAAAATGAGATTAGATGTATTAAATGCTTACTTAAATAGTAAATAG
- a CDS encoding GxxExxY protein, translating to MSENEISGMVIGAAIDVHKVLGPGLLESAYKECLYYKLLKTGLYVEKEKALPLIFEEVKLEVGYRIDILVANKLVVETKSVEALNDIHLAQTLTYMKLGNYKLGLLINFNVLKLKDGVKKVINGYS from the coding sequence ATGAGTGAAAATGAGATTTCTGGTATGGTTATAGGAGCGGCTATAGATGTTCATAAGGTTTTAGGTCCGGGGTTATTAGAAAGTGCTTATAAAGAATGTTTGTATTATAAATTGCTCAAAACCGGATTATATGTTGAGAAAGAAAAAGCATTGCCCTTAATTTTTGAAGAAGTTAAACTTGAGGTTGGTTATAGAATTGATATTTTGGTGGCGAATAAATTAGTTGTAGAAACTAAAAGCGTTGAGGCTTTAAATGACATACACCTTGCTCAAACTTTAACATACATGAAACTCGGAAATTACAAATTAGGTTTACTGATAAATTTCAACGTGTTAAAATTAAAAGACGGAGTTAAAAAAGTGATAAACGGCTATAGTTAA
- a CDS encoding TIGR01459 family HAD-type hydrolase, translating to MIQTQNFKDIVDQYKVIFFDAFGVIKNYRGLVPGMEKTFEYLDAEKKKYYIVTNDASRSPIQLADGFHKIGLPNIKYGHIISSGMLAKEYLDLKVHDGIVAYLGTTNSAHYIETSGLHTLPVSQINDSNIDQVNALVMLDDEGFNWFSDLNKVVNLLRRRNIPTIVANTDLAYPLSSKDVAIAIGGIANMIETILGKKFIRFGKPDSQMFMFAYDLVREKMPVGKKDILMVGDTLHTDILGGNKFGLDTVLVYTGNTLATEAETRINATGIVPTYICDTAVVDM from the coding sequence ATGATCCAAACCCAAAACTTTAAAGATATAGTTGACCAGTATAAGGTTATATTTTTTGATGCCTTTGGCGTAATTAAAAACTACCGCGGACTGGTGCCGGGCATGGAAAAAACCTTTGAGTACCTTGATGCCGAGAAAAAAAAGTACTACATCGTAACCAACGATGCCTCGCGAAGCCCCATACAACTGGCTGATGGCTTTCATAAAATTGGCCTCCCCAACATCAAATACGGGCACATCATATCATCGGGCATGCTAGCCAAAGAATATCTGGATCTCAAGGTTCACGATGGTATTGTGGCCTACCTCGGCACCACCAATTCGGCCCATTACATCGAAACATCCGGCCTGCATACCCTGCCCGTAAGCCAGATAAACGATAGTAATATCGACCAGGTAAACGCCCTCGTAATGCTCGACGACGAAGGTTTTAACTGGTTTAGCGATTTAAACAAGGTAGTAAACCTGCTGCGCCGCCGCAACATCCCCACCATTGTAGCCAATACCGATTTGGCGTATCCGCTCTCGTCTAAAGATGTAGCCATAGCCATAGGAGGGATAGCCAACATGATAGAAACCATTTTGGGCAAAAAATTCATCCGTTTCGGCAAGCCCGATTCGCAGATGTTTATGTTTGCCTACGATCTCGTTCGGGAAAAAATGCCCGTCGGTAAAAAAGACATCCTCATGGTAGGAGACACCCTCCATACCGACATCTTGGGCGGCAACAAATTCGGCCTCGATACCGTACTCGTTTACACCGGCAACACCCTCGCCACCGAAGCCGAAACCCGCATCAACGCAACCGGTATAGTACCAACCTACATATGCGATACCGCCGTTGTTGATATGTAA